One Silene latifolia isolate original U9 population chromosome 4, ASM4854445v1, whole genome shotgun sequence DNA segment encodes these proteins:
- the LOC141651848 gene encoding uncharacterized protein LOC141651848, with amino-acid sequence MSGDLNPPPPPQTPKLHPVYSVTNIQHNVRVLDGVKVSYSSWVKIFKLHARGYKVLHHIDGTRKPAETDATYEEWCEIDSHVLQWIYGTLNDDLLSRVLEDESTAYEAWIRVKNIFTNNKGARAAALEAEFSSLKLESMPSLEALHNASKRSPPN; translated from the coding sequence ATGTCAGGCGATCTAAACCCTCCCCCACCACCGCAAACGCCAAAACTCCATCCTGTTTACTCGGTCACAAATATTCAGCATAATGTCCGCGTTCTTGATGGTGTTAAGGTTTCGTATTCGTCGTGGGTTAAGATCTTCAAATTGCACGCTCGTGGGTACAAAGTGCTTCATCACATCGATGGAACACGCAAGCCGGCTGAAACCGACGCCACCTATGAGGAATGGTGCGAAATTGATTCCCATGTCCTTCAATGGATTTATGGGACGCTTAATGACGATTTATTGTCGCGCGTTCTTGAAGACGAGTCCACCGCCTATGAAGCCTGGATTCGCGTGAAAAATATTTTCACAAATAACAAGGGCGCACGCGCCGCTGCACTCGAGGCTGAATTCTCGTCTCTCAAGCTCGAGTCCATGCCGTCTCTTGAGGCCCTACACAACGCCTCAAAGAGATCGCCTCCCAATTGA